A genomic stretch from Frigoribacterium sp. PvP032 includes:
- a CDS encoding DUF4287 domain-containing protein, which translates to MTGDRVLAPEPPADGSKPKGPASYFPSIEKTYGRPIQEWLDLVNERLEHEPHMQVVTWLKSERGMGHGHANAIVAYVKAAHA; encoded by the coding sequence ATGACCGGAGACCGTGTCCTCGCCCCCGAGCCGCCCGCCGACGGGTCGAAGCCGAAGGGCCCCGCGTCGTACTTCCCGAGCATCGAGAAGACTTACGGGCGCCCGATTCAGGAGTGGCTCGACCTCGTGAACGAGCGGCTCGAGCACGAGCCGCACATGCAGGTCGTCACCTGGCTGAAGTCCGAGCGCGGCATGGGCCACGGCCACGCGAACGCCATCGTCGCCTACGTCAAGGCCGCGCACGCCTGA
- a CDS encoding DUF2000 domain-containing protein: MTDEPVRFPTRVALVLRDDLEPWQVANVAAFLASGVASDPELAGAAYVDADGTSYAPLLGQPIVVLEGDREVLRSVRSRAVARELLTAVFDAGMFSTGHDAANREVVAAAAGDDLDLVGVAVHGAKNQVDRVLKGVSRHR; encoded by the coding sequence ATGACCGATGAGCCCGTCCGCTTCCCGACCCGCGTCGCGCTGGTGCTGCGCGACGACCTCGAGCCCTGGCAGGTGGCGAACGTCGCGGCGTTCCTCGCCAGCGGCGTCGCCTCCGATCCCGAACTGGCCGGCGCCGCCTACGTCGACGCTGACGGGACCTCGTACGCGCCTCTGCTGGGCCAGCCGATCGTGGTGCTCGAGGGCGACCGCGAGGTGCTGAGGAGCGTCCGCTCCCGTGCGGTCGCCCGTGAGCTGCTCACCGCCGTCTTCGACGCCGGGATGTTCAGCACCGGTCACGACGCGGCGAACCGCGAGGTCGTCGCCGCAGCAGCCGGCGACGACCTCGACCTCGTCGGCGTCGCCGTGCACGGAGCCAAGAACCAGGTCGACCGCGTGCTCAAGGGCGTGAGCCGGCATCGGTGA
- a CDS encoding AraC family transcriptional regulator: MTDATSLRAWHPAVPGVREVLHARMTNHAYPAHAHADWALMLVDEGAVVYDLGGRRRIADATSATLLPPGVAHDGRAAPGATGFRKRVAYLDASWASESLAGAAVDRPARADLLAATRRAHRALATPGEELAAEAALVALAEEVRAGSDGPAPVRDASLARRLRDLLESDVAGGMTLAEAGRVLGAHPAHLSRSFSATYGLPPHRYLTSRRVDLARGLLVGGARPADVATAVGFHDQAHLTRHFRRVLGTTPGRFASSSDERRLSPGGGSARAAGLPAAGLPAA, from the coding sequence ATGACGGACGCGACCTCGCTGCGTGCCTGGCACCCCGCGGTGCCAGGGGTACGCGAGGTGCTGCACGCCCGCATGACCAACCACGCCTACCCGGCGCACGCCCACGCCGACTGGGCCCTCATGCTCGTCGACGAGGGAGCGGTCGTCTACGACCTCGGCGGCCGACGCCGGATCGCCGACGCGACCTCGGCGACCCTGCTGCCGCCGGGCGTCGCCCACGACGGTCGGGCCGCCCCGGGCGCGACGGGCTTCCGCAAGCGCGTCGCCTACCTCGACGCGTCCTGGGCGTCCGAGTCGCTGGCCGGTGCCGCGGTCGACCGGCCGGCACGCGCCGACCTCCTTGCCGCGACCCGCCGGGCTCACCGCGCACTGGCCACGCCGGGGGAGGAGCTCGCCGCCGAGGCGGCGCTCGTCGCACTGGCCGAGGAGGTGCGGGCTGGGTCGGACGGGCCTGCTCCCGTGCGCGACGCCTCCTTGGCTCGTCGGCTGCGAGACCTGCTCGAGAGCGACGTCGCCGGAGGCATGACGCTCGCCGAGGCAGGCCGGGTGCTCGGCGCGCACCCCGCCCACCTGTCGCGGTCGTTCTCGGCGACGTACGGCCTGCCGCCGCACCGCTACCTCACGAGCCGTCGCGTCGACCTCGCCCGGGGGCTGCTCGTCGGCGGGGCCCGCCCGGCCGACGTCGCGACCGCCGTCGGCTTCCACGACCAGGCGCACCTGACGCGGCACTTCCGGCGGGTGCTCGGGACGACGCCGGGCCGGTTCGCCTCGTCGTCCGATGAGCGGCGCCTCAGCCCAGGCGGGGGCTCTGCTCGCGCTGCCGGCCTGCCCGCTGCCGGCCTGCCCGCTGCTTGA